One region of Streptomyces sp. NBC_00442 genomic DNA includes:
- a CDS encoding DUF397 domain-containing protein, which translates to MVGAAPDLSVVRWRRSTYSNGDGGNCVEVADNLAGVVPVRDSKVPNGPALIIPARAWVSFVRAVKDAALRA; encoded by the coding sequence ATGGTGGGCGCAGCACCGGACTTGAGCGTGGTTCGCTGGCGTAGAAGCACGTACAGCAACGGCGACGGTGGCAACTGCGTCGAGGTCGCCGACAACCTCGCCGGGGTCGTCCCCGTACGGGACTCCAAGGTGCCGAACGGCCCCGCACTGATCATCCCGGCCAGGGCCTGGGTGTCCTTCGTCCGGGCGGTCAAGGACGCGGCGCTTCGCGCCTGA
- a CDS encoding SseB family protein, translating to MYGYDQNPGAQQQYAPPQQQMQGGYGEQPLYPEPSPPSLADAVRAFTTGSLSAEDFQQIFAGARVYCPRGDNPGFLALHNTQQPVIPMFTSLKELRRYAGKESKYFVITGAEVIDLLPTGYGFVLDMEGDHRMVFDAKAVEQMVDFAMRRMYG from the coding sequence ATGTACGGCTACGACCAGAACCCGGGCGCACAGCAGCAGTACGCCCCGCCGCAGCAGCAGATGCAGGGCGGATACGGGGAGCAGCCGCTGTACCCAGAGCCGTCGCCGCCCTCGCTCGCCGACGCGGTGCGGGCCTTCACCACGGGCTCGCTGTCGGCCGAGGACTTCCAGCAGATCTTCGCGGGGGCCCGGGTGTACTGCCCGCGCGGCGACAACCCGGGGTTCCTGGCGCTGCACAACACGCAGCAGCCGGTGATCCCGATGTTCACCTCGCTCAAGGAGCTGCGCCGGTACGCCGGCAAGGAGTCCAAGTACTTCGTGATCACCGGCGCCGAGGTGATCGACCTCCTGCCGACCGGGTACGGCTTCGTGCTCGACATGGAGGGCGACCACCGCATGGTCTTCGACGCGAAGGCCGTGGAGCAGATGGTCGACTTCGCGATGCGGCGGATGTACGGCTAG